One segment of Mycobacterium spongiae DNA contains the following:
- a CDS encoding haloalkane dehalogenase: METLRTPDDRFDNLPEFSYAPSYCDVADGEGGVLRVAWVEDGPADADPVLMLHGEPSWSYLYRTMIPILVAAGHRVICPDLVGFGRSDKPTRREDHSYARHVEWMRALAFDALDLRNVTLVGQDWGGLIGLRLAAEHPERFSRLVVANTGLPNGEQPMAEVWWRFRETIQNAPTLNIGWFVQGGCRQQMSDEVRAGYDAPFPDDQYCAGPRAMPGLVPTSPDDPAAAANKTAWATLSASPTPMLVAFSDSDPITGPMGAIFQREMRGAQGIDHPVVRDAGHFLQEDAGEELAGHIVEFLRG, from the coding sequence ATGGAGACATTGCGAACACCCGACGACCGGTTCGACAACCTGCCCGAATTTTCCTACGCACCAAGCTATTGCGACGTGGCGGACGGCGAGGGTGGGGTATTGCGGGTTGCCTGGGTCGAAGACGGTCCGGCCGATGCCGACCCGGTCCTCATGCTGCATGGCGAGCCATCTTGGTCGTATCTGTACCGGACGATGATCCCGATTCTGGTCGCCGCCGGGCACCGGGTCATCTGCCCCGATCTGGTCGGGTTCGGACGGTCGGACAAACCGACCCGCCGCGAGGACCACAGCTACGCACGTCATGTCGAGTGGATGCGAGCCCTGGCGTTCGATGCTCTCGATCTGCGCAATGTCACTCTGGTCGGCCAAGACTGGGGCGGGCTGATCGGGTTGCGGCTGGCCGCAGAGCATCCCGAACGATTCTCGCGGTTGGTCGTCGCCAATACCGGGCTGCCGAACGGGGAGCAGCCGATGGCCGAAGTCTGGTGGCGCTTTCGCGAGACGATCCAGAACGCACCCACCCTGAATATCGGCTGGTTTGTGCAGGGCGGCTGCCGCCAGCAGATGAGCGATGAGGTACGCGCGGGCTACGACGCGCCATTTCCCGACGACCAATACTGCGCCGGGCCGCGTGCGATGCCCGGGCTGGTGCCGACCTCACCGGACGATCCGGCTGCCGCGGCCAACAAGACGGCATGGGCAACGTTGAGTGCAAGCCCGACCCCCATGCTGGTCGCGTTCAGTGACAGCGACCCGATCACCGGGCCGATGGGCGCGATCTTTCAGCGCGAGATGCGGGGAGCTCAGGGCATTGATCACCCCGTGGTGCGCGACGCCGGACACTTCCTCCAAGAGGACGCCGGGGAAGAACTGGCCGGTCACATCGTCGAGTTTCTACGCGGCTGA
- a CDS encoding WS/DGAT/MGAT family O-acyltransferase, producing MELMMPTDSMFLFSESREHPMHVGGLSLFEPPDGAGPEFIREFYDGLVANDTFQPLFRKHPVRIGGGIARVAWAYDDDIDVDYHVRRSALPSPGRVRDLLELSSRLHTSLLDRHRPLWELHVVEGLKDGRFAMYTKMHHALIDGVSAMKLMQRTLSVDPEDTGIRAMWNLPRKQRKQSGGSSPLDSLGKMAGSVLGLAPSTLRLARAALFEQQLTLPFAAPHSMFNVKVGGARRCAAQSWSLDRVRNVKQAAGATVNDTVLAMCAGALRYYLIEQNALPDRPLVAMVPVSLRSAEEADSGGNKVGSILCNLATNVADPAERLQVISDSMRRNKKVLAELPQLHVLALSALNMAPLTLSGVPGFLSAFPPPFNIVISNVPGSPDPLYYGGARLDGSYPLSNIPDGQALNITLVNNAGNLDFGLVGCRRSVPSLQRLLAHLESSLKDLEQAIGV from the coding sequence ATGGAGCTCATGATGCCCACCGACTCGATGTTTCTGTTCTCCGAATCACGGGAGCATCCCATGCATGTGGGCGGCTTGTCGTTGTTCGAACCGCCGGACGGGGCTGGTCCGGAGTTTATCCGGGAGTTCTACGACGGCCTGGTTGCCAATGACACATTCCAGCCGCTATTCCGTAAGCACCCGGTGCGGATCGGTGGCGGAATCGCGAGGGTGGCATGGGCCTACGACGACGACATCGACGTCGACTATCACGTCCGTCGATCCGCGTTGCCGTCGCCGGGACGGGTTCGCGATCTGTTGGAGCTGAGCTCTCGGCTGCACACCAGCCTGCTCGATCGCCATCGCCCGTTGTGGGAATTGCACGTGGTGGAGGGCCTCAAGGACGGCCGGTTCGCCATGTACACGAAAATGCACCACGCCCTCATCGACGGTGTGTCCGCGATGAAACTGATGCAGCGCACCCTGTCGGTTGACCCGGAGGACACCGGGATTCGGGCGATGTGGAATTTGCCGCGCAAACAGCGCAAGCAATCCGGCGGCTCTTCCCCGTTGGATTCGCTGGGCAAGATGGCCGGATCTGTCTTGGGACTAGCGCCCTCAACCCTGCGGTTGGCCCGCGCGGCGCTGTTCGAGCAGCAATTGACGCTGCCGTTCGCGGCACCCCACTCGATGTTCAATGTCAAGGTGGGCGGCGCCCGGCGGTGTGCCGCGCAGTCCTGGTCGCTGGACCGGGTCAGAAACGTCAAACAGGCGGCCGGTGCGACGGTCAACGACACCGTTCTCGCGATGTGCGCCGGCGCCCTCCGCTATTACTTGATCGAGCAGAACGCACTGCCTGATAGGCCGCTGGTTGCGATGGTTCCGGTGAGCCTGCGCTCGGCTGAGGAAGCTGATTCCGGCGGCAACAAGGTTGGCAGCATCCTGTGCAACCTCGCCACCAACGTCGCGGACCCGGCCGAACGGTTGCAGGTGATCAGCGACTCGATGCGCCGCAATAAGAAGGTGCTCGCCGAACTACCCCAGCTGCACGTGCTCGCGTTGTCGGCGTTGAACATGGCCCCGTTGACGCTGTCGGGCGTGCCGGGTTTTCTGTCGGCATTCCCGCCACCGTTCAACATCGTCATCTCGAATGTGCCGGGATCGCCGGACCCGCTGTATTACGGCGGTGCCCGGCTCGATGGCAGTTACCCGTTGTCGAATATCCCGGATGGGCAAGCGTTGAACATCACCCTGGTGAACAACGCCGGGAATCTCGACTTCGGGTTGGTGGGGTGTCGTCGCAGCGTGCCGAGTCTGCAGCGGCTGCTCGCACACTTGGAGTCGTCGCTGAAGGACCTGGAGCAGGCCATCGGCGTCTAG
- a CDS encoding ATP-dependent DNA ligase, whose protein sequence is MELPVMPPVSPMLAKSVRTIPPVASYEPKWDGFRSICFRDNAEVVLGSRNERPMTRYFPELVAAITAELPQRCVIDGEIVVATEHGLDFEALQQRIHPADSRVRMLAEHTPASLIAFDVLALGDDDYTGRPFSERRAALVDAMAGSGAGSHRSIHVTPATTDVATARRWFSEFEGAGLDGLIAKPLTLTYQPDKRVMFKIKHERTADCVVAGYRVHKSGGSKGGVVGSLLLGLYQEDGQLASVGVIGAFPMAERRRLFTELQPLVTGFDEHPWNWAAHAAGQRTPRKNETSRWNAGKDLSFVPLRPERVVEVRYDHMEGTRFRHTAQFNRWRSDRDPRSCTYAQLEQPITFNLDDIVPGLGSGRA, encoded by the coding sequence ATGGAGTTACCCGTCATGCCGCCGGTGTCGCCGATGCTGGCCAAGTCGGTTCGGACAATCCCGCCCGTGGCGTCTTATGAGCCCAAGTGGGATGGATTCCGGTCCATCTGCTTCCGCGACAACGCTGAGGTCGTCTTGGGTAGCCGCAATGAGCGGCCGATGACGCGCTACTTCCCCGAGTTGGTCGCGGCCATCACAGCGGAGCTACCCCAGCGCTGCGTGATCGACGGTGAAATCGTCGTCGCCACCGAACACGGCCTGGACTTCGAGGCGCTGCAACAGCGCATCCACCCAGCCGACTCGCGGGTGCGGATGCTTGCCGAGCACACCCCCGCTTCCCTGATTGCCTTCGACGTGCTGGCATTGGGCGACGACGACTACACCGGGCGTCCCTTCAGCGAGCGGCGAGCCGCCCTCGTTGACGCGATGGCCGGATCGGGCGCAGGGTCGCATCGATCGATCCACGTCACCCCGGCGACCACGGACGTGGCGACCGCGCGTCGATGGTTCTCCGAATTCGAGGGAGCCGGCTTGGATGGGCTTATCGCCAAACCGCTCACGCTCACCTATCAACCCGACAAGCGCGTCATGTTCAAAATCAAGCACGAACGCACTGCCGACTGCGTGGTCGCCGGCTATCGGGTGCACAAGTCCGGCGGCAGCAAAGGCGGGGTGGTCGGCTCGCTTCTACTCGGGCTCTATCAGGAAGACGGTCAACTGGCGTCCGTGGGCGTCATCGGGGCCTTCCCCATGGCCGAACGCCGGCGCTTGTTCACCGAGCTGCAGCCGCTAGTCACCGGCTTCGATGAGCATCCTTGGAACTGGGCCGCGCACGCCGCCGGCCAACGCACCCCGCGCAAGAACGAAACGTCCCGCTGGAACGCGGGCAAGGACCTTTCCTTCGTACCGCTGCGACCCGAGCGGGTGGTCGAGGTCCGCTACGACCACATGGAAGGCACCCGGTTCCGCCACACCGCCCAGTTCAACCGGTGGCGCTCCGACCGCGATCCCCGCTCCTGCACCTACGCACAGCTCGAGCAGCCGATCACGTTCAACCTCGACGACATAGTGCCCGGACTCGGCTCCGGCAGGGCCTGA
- a CDS encoding WS/DGAT/MGAT family O-acyltransferase, with product MSPIDALYLSAESRELPLHVGALQVFEPPAGAGPEFVRDTHRAMLDCTEVAPLFRKRPKMFGGAMTNLGWSIDDDVDLGYHVRSSALPTPGRVRELLELTSRLHANLLDRHRPLWETHVIEGLKDGRFAMYSKMHHALVDGVSGLSLMRRSLPADPTDSEVRATWSPAPKRRDTEPQRAGLRQLGGILGSVAGSAAGLAPSTLRLARSALLEQQLTLPFRTPRTMFNVAIGGARRCAAQSWQLDRVKAVKDAAGVSLNDVVLAMCAGALRAYLHESDALPQRPLVAMVPVSLRNERDSVGGNMVGAVLCNLATHLADPADRLNAIHASMRDNKKVLSQLTRTQVVALSVLLVSPAALSALPGVGKVAPPPFNVCISNVPGVREPRYLNGARLVGNYPMSLALNGQALNITLTNTADSLDFGLVGCRSSVPHLQRLLSHLETALKELELAVGL from the coding sequence ATGTCACCGATCGACGCGCTGTACTTGTCAGCCGAGTCACGTGAACTCCCGCTGCATGTCGGCGCGCTGCAGGTGTTCGAGCCGCCGGCGGGCGCGGGACCCGAATTCGTGCGCGACACCCATCGCGCGATGTTGGACTGCACCGAGGTTGCGCCGTTATTTCGCAAGCGCCCCAAGATGTTTGGTGGTGCCATGACCAACCTCGGGTGGTCGATCGACGATGACGTCGACCTCGGCTACCACGTACGGAGCTCTGCCTTGCCGACGCCGGGGCGCGTGCGTGAGCTGCTGGAGCTGACATCGAGGCTGCACGCCAATCTGCTCGATCGCCACCGTCCGCTGTGGGAGACACACGTGATCGAGGGCCTGAAAGATGGGCGCTTCGCGATGTACTCGAAGATGCATCACGCATTGGTCGACGGGGTATCCGGACTTTCCCTGATGAGGCGGTCGCTACCGGCCGACCCGACCGACAGCGAGGTTCGCGCGACCTGGTCGCCGGCGCCGAAACGCCGGGACACCGAGCCGCAGCGCGCCGGCTTGCGACAGCTTGGGGGCATCCTGGGATCCGTTGCGGGCTCGGCAGCCGGTCTGGCTCCGTCGACACTCCGCCTGGCCCGGTCCGCGCTGCTGGAACAGCAGTTGACGCTGCCTTTCCGCACGCCGCGCACGATGTTCAATGTTGCCATCGGGGGAGCGCGGCGCTGCGCTGCGCAGTCGTGGCAGCTGGACCGGGTCAAGGCGGTCAAGGACGCTGCCGGGGTCAGCCTCAACGACGTTGTGCTGGCGATGTGCGCGGGCGCGCTGCGTGCGTATCTGCACGAATCCGACGCGCTGCCGCAGCGACCGCTGGTAGCGATGGTCCCCGTGAGTCTGCGCAATGAGCGCGATTCCGTCGGCGGCAACATGGTTGGGGCGGTGTTGTGCAACCTGGCCACCCACCTCGCCGATCCGGCGGACCGCCTCAACGCCATCCACGCCTCGATGCGCGACAACAAGAAGGTGCTCTCGCAACTGACCCGGACGCAGGTGGTGGCGTTGTCTGTGCTGCTGGTGAGCCCGGCCGCGCTCAGCGCCCTTCCCGGTGTCGGCAAGGTCGCTCCGCCACCGTTCAACGTGTGCATCTCGAATGTGCCGGGCGTGCGCGAACCACGGTATCTCAACGGTGCCCGTCTAGTCGGCAACTACCCGATGTCGCTGGCGCTCAACGGGCAAGCGCTCAACATCACGTTGACCAACACGGCGGATAGCCTTGACTTCGGGCTCGTGGGCTGCCGCAGCAGTGTCCCGCACCTGCAGCGACTGCTCAGCCACTTGGAGACGGCACTGAAGGAACTTGAGCTAGCCGTCGGACTGTGA
- a CDS encoding cytochrome P450, giving the protein MTVAPNAQEEYQALLVQLLDPANRANPYPLYAELRDGGAFQVPEANLTVFAQYQDCDEVLRHPSSSSDTSSSTTAQRLREQDPAPRRIGPPSFLFLDPPDHTRLRKLVSKAFLPKVVNQLQPDISATVARLLHRIAEKGRFDVVEDFAYPLPVAVICRLLGVPLEDEPQFSWASAVLGQSLDPLVEVSGESSDAAEETRQAHRWLREYLHALIERRRLRPGDDLMSGLIAVEESGDQLTEEEIVSTCNLLLIAGHETTVNVIGNAILAMLREPSQWAALGASAGRAAAVVEETLRYDPPVQLVGRIAGADMTIRDTHVVQGDSMLLLVAAAHRDAREFERPDVFDPDRGAFRHLAFGRGLHFCLGAPLARLESSVALAALTARFPNARLDGEPHYKRNVTLRGLSALSVAV; this is encoded by the coding sequence ATGACGGTTGCTCCTAATGCGCAGGAGGAATACCAAGCGCTACTGGTGCAGCTGCTCGACCCGGCCAACCGGGCCAATCCATACCCGCTCTACGCCGAGTTGCGCGACGGAGGAGCCTTCCAGGTGCCCGAGGCCAACCTCACGGTCTTCGCGCAATACCAGGACTGTGACGAAGTGCTGCGGCATCCCTCGTCGAGCAGCGACACTAGCAGTTCGACGACTGCGCAGCGGCTTCGTGAACAAGATCCGGCGCCGCGCCGCATCGGTCCGCCGAGTTTCTTGTTCCTCGATCCCCCCGATCACACCCGGCTGCGAAAGTTGGTCAGCAAAGCGTTCCTGCCGAAAGTCGTGAACCAGCTGCAACCTGACATCAGCGCAACGGTGGCCCGGTTGCTTCATCGGATCGCCGAGAAGGGCCGGTTTGATGTCGTCGAAGACTTCGCGTACCCGCTGCCGGTGGCGGTCATCTGCCGATTGCTGGGCGTGCCGCTTGAAGACGAGCCGCAGTTCAGCTGGGCGTCGGCAGTGCTGGGCCAGTCGCTGGATCCATTGGTCGAGGTCTCTGGTGAGTCATCGGATGCAGCGGAGGAGACGCGGCAGGCCCATCGGTGGCTGCGCGAATACCTGCATGCGTTGATCGAACGCCGCCGGCTACGGCCTGGCGATGACCTGATGTCCGGTCTGATCGCGGTGGAGGAGTCCGGTGATCAGCTGACCGAGGAGGAGATCGTCTCAACGTGCAATTTGTTGCTGATCGCGGGACATGAGACGACGGTCAACGTGATCGGCAATGCCATCCTGGCGATGTTGCGCGAGCCGTCGCAGTGGGCGGCACTGGGCGCCAGCGCCGGCCGGGCAGCAGCTGTCGTCGAGGAAACCCTGCGCTACGATCCGCCGGTGCAGCTGGTCGGCCGGATTGCCGGCGCCGACATGACTATTAGGGATACCCACGTGGTCCAGGGCGACAGCATGCTGCTGTTGGTCGCGGCCGCCCACCGCGACGCGCGCGAGTTCGAGCGACCGGATGTCTTCGATCCGGACCGGGGAGCCTTCCGGCACTTGGCATTTGGTCGCGGGCTGCATTTTTGCCTGGGTGCCCCGCTGGCTCGTCTGGAATCCAGTGTGGCCCTGGCGGCGCTCACTGCCCGCTTCCCGAACGCCCGGCTCGACGGTGAGCCCCACTACAAGAGGAACGTCACACTGCGCGGGTTGTCGGCGCTGTCGGTCGCGGTCTAG
- a CDS encoding AraC family transcriptional regulator, producing MSLVRGTALANYPSLVTELGGDPATLLCAAGIREQDVGNYDTFVPFQAAIHATESAAEATATKDFGRRLAQRQGIEILGPVGAAARTAATVADALAIFNTFMGAYSPVISINVTPLPNGTQSFLAIEFLIDETTRCPQTTELALGVSLGVFHLLLGADYRALAVHLPHDPLTPKADYVRYFGARPHFAARVAGYTVRTADLGRALHHDDVAHRAIVDYLSKITPVDAGVVESVRTIVRQLLPTGAATLDVVAEQFHLHPKTLQRRLADAETTFAALVDQVRKEAADRYLRNTGISLTHLARELGYAEQSVLTRSCKRWFGTGPAAYRNKTGVPASHGRLTVRRLAQVPSVPSPSG from the coding sequence GTGTCCCTGGTACGCGGCACGGCGCTCGCCAACTACCCAAGCCTGGTGACCGAATTAGGCGGCGACCCGGCCACGTTGTTATGCGCCGCGGGGATCCGAGAGCAGGACGTCGGCAATTACGACACCTTTGTTCCGTTCCAGGCCGCAATACACGCAACCGAATCCGCCGCCGAGGCCACGGCCACAAAGGATTTCGGACGGCGATTAGCACAAAGGCAGGGAATCGAGATTCTGGGGCCGGTCGGCGCAGCGGCGCGCACCGCCGCCACCGTGGCCGACGCGCTGGCGATCTTCAACACGTTCATGGGCGCCTACAGCCCGGTGATCTCCATCAATGTCACACCGCTACCAAACGGGACGCAATCGTTTCTCGCGATCGAGTTCCTGATCGACGAGACGACGCGATGTCCGCAAACAACCGAACTGGCGCTGGGCGTCTCGCTGGGCGTGTTTCACCTTCTGCTGGGTGCGGATTACCGGGCATTGGCAGTGCACCTGCCGCACGACCCGCTCACCCCGAAGGCCGACTACGTGCGCTACTTCGGCGCCAGACCGCACTTCGCCGCACGCGTAGCGGGCTACACCGTTCGCACGGCGGACCTGGGTCGTGCGTTGCACCATGATGACGTTGCCCACCGCGCCATCGTCGACTACCTGAGCAAGATCACGCCGGTCGACGCCGGGGTCGTGGAATCAGTGCGCACCATTGTCCGACAGCTGTTGCCCACCGGCGCGGCAACGCTCGATGTGGTCGCCGAGCAGTTCCACCTGCATCCGAAGACACTGCAGCGCCGACTCGCCGATGCAGAGACTACCTTCGCCGCGCTGGTCGATCAGGTCCGCAAGGAGGCCGCCGATCGCTACCTTCGCAACACCGGCATCAGCTTGACGCACCTGGCCCGCGAATTGGGCTACGCCGAGCAGAGCGTGCTGACTCGTTCGTGTAAACGCTGGTTCGGAACTGGGCCGGCCGCCTATCGCAACAAGACCGGCGTACCGGCGTCGCACGGGCGACTCACAGTCCGACGGCTAGCTCAAGTTCCTTCAGTGCCGTCTCCAAGTGGCTGA
- a CDS encoding PE family protein produces the protein MAFLVAEPQIMAAVAADIEGIGSAISAANATAAAPISGLLAAAGDEVSANIANLFAAYGQEYQAAAAQVAAFHGEFQRTLAVAASAYTQAEAAGAAAVQSALAPVAPALQGALAPILPTAAPAAAPAAAMIPPFPANLTTLVMGGTGIPIPGPQFINLANELYVRSMNTVQGLDTPEELYPLTGVKSMTLDASVAEGLTILDNQIQAQLAIPGNTVTVFGVSQSAVIASLEMQRLAAMGAAAPTADQLNFVLTGNEMNPNGGMLARFPNLSIPSLGLTFYGGTPSDTIYPTAIYSLEYDGFASFPQYPLNFISSLNAVMGIIYVHPTYFDLTPAQVDAAIELPTSPGYSGVTSYYMLPTENLPLLEPIRAIPVIGDPIANLVQPNLKVIVNLGYGDPNFGYSTGPADVTTPFGLWPDVPPQVIFDALVAGTHEGIGDFSADMSEILSQPPTLPELTFPTLNPGAALLSAPTPTEVVNTFTKIVSDDYAVLLPAADIALAYATTLPLYNATLFVDQLAQGNLINAVGFPIAADVGMTTIAGGVGFLVLASTIANNIRDIESLFT, from the coding sequence ATGGCGTTTCTGGTTGCGGAGCCGCAGATCATGGCAGCGGTTGCTGCCGATATCGAGGGGATTGGCTCGGCGATCAGCGCGGCCAATGCCACTGCGGCAGCGCCGATTTCGGGATTGTTGGCGGCCGCCGGCGACGAGGTGTCCGCCAATATCGCGAACTTGTTCGCCGCATATGGCCAGGAATACCAGGCTGCCGCCGCGCAGGTGGCCGCGTTCCACGGCGAATTCCAACGAACGTTGGCCGTCGCCGCAAGCGCGTATACGCAAGCCGAGGCCGCCGGTGCCGCAGCCGTGCAGTCAGCGCTGGCGCCGGTCGCGCCGGCGTTGCAGGGGGCGCTGGCGCCCATCCTGCCCACGGCCGCGCCCGCTGCCGCGCCCGCTGCCGCAATGATTCCGCCGTTCCCGGCCAACCTGACGACCCTGGTCATGGGTGGCACCGGAATTCCCATACCCGGACCACAATTCATCAACCTCGCCAATGAGCTCTATGTCCGGTCGATGAACACTGTGCAAGGGCTCGACACACCCGAGGAGTTGTACCCACTGACCGGGGTCAAGAGCATGACCCTGGACGCGTCGGTGGCCGAGGGGTTGACCATCCTCGACAACCAGATCCAGGCACAACTCGCGATTCCCGGAAACACCGTAACTGTCTTCGGGGTTTCGCAAAGCGCCGTGATCGCCTCGCTGGAAATGCAAAGGCTCGCCGCAATGGGGGCGGCCGCTCCGACCGCGGATCAGCTCAACTTCGTCCTGACCGGGAACGAGATGAACCCCAACGGGGGCATGCTGGCGCGTTTTCCGAATCTGAGCATCCCGAGCCTGGGGCTGACATTCTACGGTGGGACGCCTTCGGATACGATTTATCCAACGGCCATCTATTCGCTCGAATACGACGGCTTCGCCAGCTTCCCGCAATACCCGCTGAATTTCATTTCCTCTCTGAACGCGGTCATGGGAATCATCTATGTGCACCCCACGTATTTCGACCTGACTCCCGCGCAGGTTGATGCCGCTATTGAGCTACCGACGTCGCCGGGCTACTCGGGCGTCACCAGTTACTACATGCTGCCGACGGAGAATCTGCCACTCCTGGAGCCGATACGGGCGATTCCGGTTATTGGGGACCCGATTGCCAACCTTGTTCAACCGAACTTGAAAGTGATCGTTAACTTGGGCTACGGCGACCCCAACTTTGGCTATTCGACGGGCCCCGCCGACGTGACGACGCCGTTCGGTTTGTGGCCGGATGTGCCGCCGCAGGTGATTTTCGATGCGCTCGTAGCGGGCACCCACGAGGGCATCGGGGACTTCTCGGCCGACATGAGTGAAATCCTGTCCCAACCGCCCACGTTGCCGGAGCTGACGTTTCCAACGCTGAACCCAGGGGCGGCGCTGTTGTCCGCCCCGACGCCGACCGAGGTCGTCAACACATTCACCAAGATCGTCTCCGACGACTATGCCGTGCTGCTTCCCGCGGCCGATATCGCACTTGCCTACGCAACCACGTTGCCGCTGTACAACGCCACTTTGTTCGTCGACCAGCTTGCCCAGGGCAACCTCATCAACGCCGTTGGATTCCCCATCGCGGCTGACGTGGGCATGACGACGATAGCGGGCGGGGTTGGCTTCCTGGTCCTCGCGTCAACCATCGCCAACAACATCAGAGATATCGAAAGCCTCTTTACCTGA
- a CDS encoding NUDIX domain-containing protein gives MPKLSAGLLLYRARAGVVDVLIAHPGGPYWARKDDGAWSIPKGEYTDGEDPWVAAQREFVEEIGLPAPAGPRIDIGALKQPSGKLVTAFAVHGDLDITHARSNTFALEWPKRSGRVQEFPEVDRVGWFPVAQARTKLVVGQRGFLDRLMTHPGIAGSPEDQ, from the coding sequence ATGCCCAAGCTCAGCGCGGGTCTGCTGTTGTACCGGGCACGCGCGGGCGTGGTCGATGTCTTGATCGCGCACCCCGGCGGCCCCTACTGGGCGCGCAAGGACGACGGTGCGTGGTCCATCCCGAAAGGGGAGTACACCGACGGTGAAGATCCGTGGGTGGCCGCCCAGCGTGAGTTCGTTGAGGAGATTGGCCTGCCGGCGCCTGCCGGGCCGCGAATCGACATCGGTGCGCTCAAACAACCCAGCGGCAAGCTGGTCACGGCGTTCGCCGTACACGGCGACCTCGACATCACCCACGCACGCAGCAACACCTTCGCGTTGGAGTGGCCTAAGCGCTCCGGCAGAGTGCAAGAGTTCCCCGAGGTCGACCGGGTCGGCTGGTTCCCGGTAGCGCAGGCTCGCACCAAGCTGGTGGTCGGGCAGCGCGGCTTTCTCGATCGATTGATGACCCATCCGGGGATTGCGGGCTCACCGGAAGATCAGTGA